In one Micromonospora polyrhachis genomic region, the following are encoded:
- a CDS encoding FtsX-like permease family protein yields MSRGVLSKRTLALAWRTVKGRKGGFVAAFVAVLFGSAVITACGILLESSQRLVVPTERYQAADLVVGAPQALPVADDVDPRFGERATLAADRAGDIARVPGVRAAIADVNVPVSLVAADGQVLAGPDGNPALGHGWRSAALGPFVMRAGHAPTGPDEVVLDFALAERAGVTVGASVRLAVGSNTSTYRVTGIAGLPGGKLVRQSALFFTDDRARQLTGQPDRVDVIGVLAVPGVRADELASAIEAAVSGVVVYTGGARSEAEFLDIGSARSFISELSLAFGSSMVLVIMVVVASTLAFTVRHRLRELALLRAIGATPKQVLGMIAAETTVVGALGAVCGVIPGIGLSFLLRETFTLVGAIPGDFELSISPLPVLGAMVLCLIGARLGGWIAARRAARLRPVDALGEVAVEPPELGWLRLTVGVLLVPAGLAAAFVLPLVLPGDGAAESAALSAFLLIFAIALLGPRLLGGAVTVLGPWLNRRSGVSGFLATANAHANSRRLAAATTPLIMGITLAAGQLFSGTTASAAAQDQAVAGLRADYVVTSRSAGLSPEVVDVLRNVPGVSAVTPVVRTRTLATFTSEDSLQIRTYAAQGVTGDQLAETLDLGVLKGDVADLRGDTVALSRIAAGTLGAALGDTVDLRLGDGTPITPRVVALYERGLGLGDVTLPHDLVLEHTTDRLDFAVLVTAASGTDVGALGDALRSAARHLPTIQVDNRESFVAAQRDAVAGDSAVGLILNAVLLGYLAIAVVNTLVMATAARFREFALLQLVGATRRQVYAMMRSEARIIIVAAVLIGTLAAIPSLVGTSLGLTRTLIPSIPPLSYLGIVAVAALLGWAAIMCATRIAMRSQPVDAMGGRE; encoded by the coding sequence GTGAGCCGCGGTGTCTTGTCGAAGCGGACGCTGGCGCTGGCGTGGCGCACGGTGAAGGGACGGAAGGGCGGTTTCGTCGCGGCGTTCGTCGCGGTGCTGTTCGGCTCGGCGGTGATCACGGCCTGCGGGATCCTGCTGGAGAGCAGCCAGCGCCTGGTCGTACCGACCGAGCGCTACCAGGCTGCCGACCTGGTGGTGGGTGCCCCACAGGCACTGCCGGTGGCCGACGACGTGGATCCCAGGTTCGGTGAGCGGGCCACCCTGGCGGCCGACCGGGCCGGCGACATCGCGCGGGTGCCCGGCGTCCGGGCGGCGATCGCCGACGTCAACGTGCCGGTCAGCCTCGTGGCGGCGGACGGCCAGGTGCTCGCCGGGCCGGACGGCAACCCGGCGCTCGGGCATGGCTGGCGGTCGGCCGCACTCGGCCCGTTCGTCATGCGCGCCGGCCATGCCCCGACGGGGCCGGACGAGGTCGTGCTGGACTTCGCGCTGGCCGAGCGAGCCGGCGTCACCGTCGGCGCGTCGGTTCGACTCGCGGTCGGCTCGAACACGTCCACCTACCGGGTGACGGGCATCGCGGGCCTGCCTGGAGGCAAACTCGTCCGGCAGTCCGCGCTGTTCTTCACCGATGACCGGGCCCGGCAACTGACCGGCCAACCGGACCGGGTGGACGTGATTGGCGTGCTGGCCGTACCCGGTGTCCGTGCCGACGAGTTGGCCAGTGCCATCGAGGCGGCAGTCTCCGGTGTGGTCGTCTACACCGGCGGTGCACGAAGCGAGGCAGAGTTCCTCGACATCGGCAGCGCGCGTTCGTTCATCAGCGAGCTGTCCCTGGCATTCGGCAGCAGCATGGTTCTTGTGATCATGGTCGTTGTGGCGAGCACACTCGCCTTCACCGTTCGACACCGACTGCGGGAACTGGCGCTGTTGCGGGCGATCGGCGCGACCCCGAAGCAGGTGCTCGGCATGATCGCCGCCGAGACCACGGTGGTGGGCGCGCTCGGGGCAGTGTGCGGGGTGATCCCCGGCATCGGGCTGAGCTTCCTCCTCCGCGAAACCTTCACCCTGGTCGGCGCGATACCAGGCGACTTCGAACTGTCGATCAGCCCGCTGCCGGTGCTCGGGGCGATGGTGCTGTGCCTGATCGGTGCCCGGCTGGGCGGCTGGATAGCCGCCCGGCGCGCGGCCAGGCTCAGGCCGGTGGACGCGCTTGGCGAGGTCGCGGTAGAGCCGCCCGAACTCGGATGGCTCCGATTGACCGTCGGTGTGCTGCTCGTCCCCGCCGGTCTCGCCGCCGCGTTCGTGCTACCGCTGGTGCTACCCGGTGACGGGGCCGCTGAAAGCGCAGCCCTCTCGGCGTTCCTGCTCATCTTCGCCATCGCGCTGCTGGGGCCACGGTTGCTCGGCGGCGCCGTCACCGTGCTGGGCCCCTGGCTGAACCGCAGGTCGGGCGTCAGCGGGTTCCTCGCGACCGCGAACGCGCACGCCAACTCGCGGCGGCTCGCCGCGGCGACCACTCCGCTGATCATGGGCATCACCCTGGCCGCCGGGCAACTCTTCAGCGGAACGACCGCGAGCGCGGCGGCACAGGATCAGGCCGTGGCCGGCCTACGCGCGGACTACGTGGTCACCTCCAGGTCCGCCGGCCTGTCACCCGAGGTCGTGGACGTGCTCCGGAACGTGCCCGGCGTCTCGGCGGTGACCCCGGTCGTCCGTACCCGGACACTGGCGACCTTCACCTCGGAGGACAGCCTTCAGATCAGGACGTACGCGGCACAGGGGGTCACCGGTGACCAACTCGCCGAGACCCTGGATCTCGGCGTTCTCAAGGGTGATGTTGCGGACCTGCGAGGCGACACGGTGGCGTTGAGCCGGATCGCGGCGGGCACCCTCGGTGCTGCTCTCGGTGACACCGTCGACCTCCGTCTCGGTGACGGCACACCGATCACACCCAGGGTGGTGGCGCTCTACGAGCGGGGCCTCGGCCTCGGTGATGTCACACTGCCGCACGATCTCGTCCTCGAACACACCACCGACCGGCTGGACTTCGCGGTGCTGGTCACGGCGGCCAGCGGAACCGACGTCGGGGCACTCGGCGATGCGTTGCGATCCGCCGCCCGCCACCTCCCGACCATCCAGGTCGACAATCGTGAGTCGTTCGTCGCCGCACAGCGCGATGCCGTCGCCGGCGACTCGGCGGTCGGACTTATCCTCAACGCGGTCCTGCTCGGCTACCTCGCGATCGCCGTGGTGAACACCCTGGTGATGGCGACCGCCGCACGCTTCCGGGAATTCGCCCTGCTCCAACTGGTCGGCGCCACCCGTCGCCAGGTGTACGCGATGATGCGCAGCGAGGCGCGGATCATCATCGTCGCAGCCGTGCTCATCGGTACCCTGGCCGCGATCCCATCGTTGGTCGGCACCAGCCTCGGGTTGACCCGGACGCTGATTCCGTCCATCCCACCGCTCAGCTACCTGGGAATCGTCGCGGTCGCCGCGCTGCTCGGCTGGGCTGCCATCATGTGTGCGACCCGGATCGCCATGCGTTCGCAGCCGGTCGACGCGATGGGCGGTCGCGAGTGA